The genomic DNA TAGGATTAATATATTCATAGATGGACTTGGTCTATAATGGCCTGACCATAAATAAATTTTTTATATTTATTAATCGTTGTAGAAGAAGAAACGATTATGATAAAAAAGCTTAATCTGGCCTTATTATTTTTAGTTGTGGAAATATTTTGTGCTAGCCAGCTCAATCATGCCATAGCTATTGAAAATAAAAGCCATGTGATTTCACCATACTGGCAATCTGACTCAGGTAGCTATACCTTTATCGCTGTTTCCCATTCATCTCTGTCAACAATTGCAAGTCAAATTGGTGTGGTTATCAATGCTATTCAGAATGATTTGACAGCGTTTGGAACGGCAGTCACCTTCACAATATCTGGTGGAAGTACTGAACGAATTTTTATAACTCGAACCAATTCTTCGATAAACTCAACTAACATTCCTACGGCAAGTTTCATTGTTGGCACAACCAATTTCAAGCATGGACACCTTAGAATCGATCCAGTGGCAACAGATCCTTCGATAGCACGTGGCCTAAATAATGGGCGGCAAGATATTACAATGCTTAACTTTTGGGGAGCGGTTGTCATTGAGTCTAACACCACTGGTTTTGCCATGGAATTTATTGGAGACATGCATGACAGCGCAGCAACTCCCAGCATGGATGATTCAGCTGCTGTAAGTGGAATCAATTAATTGTACTTTAATGAAAATGAATATTATAAAAAATATATTAGCTCATAAAATTTTTATTATCTTTTTTTATATACCTCTGATTTTCACTGTATCGATAATATTTCCTTGTGTCTCATTTGCTCAGGTGCCCGAGTCAGAAGATAAGGCGAGAATGGTAATATCCCCTTATGCTCAGGTTGTACCCAATGATAGTTATACTTTTATGGCTGTTAATCATCCTTCCCTTGATACAGCATTAACTCAAATCGGAGTTGCTATAGAAGTGCGTGGAATGAATACGGTCCCCAACACCAGTGCGGGACGAGCAACCACATTCACTGTTGATGCAGGTGAGACCCATAGAATTTTCATTGTTAATGTTACGCACCCTACAATCAATACCTCAAACGCATCTTTTACTGACTCAAGAACGCATTTGATTTTTACTCAGGATGCGGCACAATTTGGCAATTTAAGAGCTGTGTCGGTCAATGAAGCACCCATTAGTGCCACTACTGTTGGCTCTGTTAGAAAATATGCAAACCTTAGTCAATTAAGCTTCTGGGGTATAGTTTTTACTGAATCAAGTGGAACTGGTTTTGCGATGGAGTTCATAGGTGATGCTCACGACTCAACTATAGGGCGAAATTTCGGAGACAGTCAGCTAAGTGGTGTGTCTGGAAGTTCGAGTGGAGTTGCCAGGGGTATAAATTAAACCTTGCAAGTTTCTAAAGAATTTATTGATTTTGCCAAAGAAACATAACCAAATTCATTATCTGACTTCAATTGGATGATATCTTCACTGTCTTATAAAGAAAGTTTTTAAAGCTAATAAACTTTTTTCTCTCATCAGTCTCAATATGCGAACGTGTTTTGCAGGCTCGCAGTTTAACCGCCAGACCCGGCAGATTGGTTTGATATCTACTTTTTGCGGCTAAAATCAACGATCTTACGGTATCCCGTGTTAAGTGGTTGGCCTTGAATGGTTGGTGAATATCAGTCCAGAAATCAGCTTCCCCTTTTTCAAACTGGCTCAATAAAGTGTCAATAATATTATGGTCGGTGATTTCTTCTTGTGATGATTCGGTAAATGATGTTTGACACGCTGACACGATTTCAGCTTTGCTGATCATTGTCCCTTTGCGAAACAACATAGCTCTTAATAGGATATTTTTCAACTCCCTTACATTGCCTCGGTAGGAATGTTGTTTGAGATATTCAACAGCCGCGGGTTCCAGTTGTGGTGGAGTACCACCTTCTTTTTTATAGGAACCGAACAATATGCCCAAAAAATGTGTTGCGAGATCTTCAATATCCTGTTCTCTTTCATTAAGACGGGGGATCTTGAAGCTCAACGCATTGAGTCGGTGATACAGGTCTTCGCGGAATCTCCCTTCTTTAATTTCCTTGAGCAAATCTTTGTTAGTGGCAGCTATCAGAAAAATTTTGGAAATCCGAGGCTGGTTCTCTCCCAGCCTCATGAATACACCAGTATCTAAAAATCGTAATAACTGGACCTGAGTTTTTGGATCTGCATCACCAATTTCATCTAAAAAGACCACCCCTCCATTAGCTTCCTCAAGAATTCCCTGGCGGTTAAACTCAGCACCAGTAAAAGCCCCTTTTTTATGTCCAAATAATTCGCTGTAAGTGAGCTCTCCGCTATATGCGGCTATATTGGTTTTTCTTATAGGAAGCTTGAATTGAGCTCCTTTCTTTTTCTGGAAAATATCATTGAGGTGAGAATAAATGTTGTTGAAAAAAAACTCTTTGCCAGATCCAGTCTGCCCTTGAACAAGCAAGCTCGGTAGTCCTGTCATCACTTCATGTTCCTGGCTTCCCTCCCAGTTCAACATGCGGTTGCAAATAGACTCTACTACGGTTTGGATTTGATCGACCAGTGAGTTTACTTTTTGACTTTTTGCGATAACATTTCCGAAGTGATAGGAAGAAACTTTTGGATCGCGGTATTCAATATCTTTTCGGAGCTGAAGCAGTTCCCGCTTCAGGTTTTCAATCTGCAGGAGGTTGTTGACTTTCTGACTGATCAGGCTGGCGATGATCTGGAGGATTCTTTGATGTTCCTGGGTGAAGAAATATTTTTGAAAGCTGTCCTGGTTTATCACTCCCAGAACATGACTACCGTGAATGATGGGTACGGCTAATTCAGACTGGATTTGCCCTGACAGATTTTTATAAAACCCTTGTGTCTGCTTGTCATCTCTCACATTGCCAATTAACACTGGTCTTGCGAAATGTGCCACATACCCATTAATGGATCTTTGTTCGGGGGAAAGTTCTTCGCCACCTACGGGCATGAGTGGAAAATTACTTTTTATCCAACTACGAGATTTGGCACCAACGAGATGTCCTTCCTCATCTTCAATAACAAGCCAGGGTTTACCATCAATAACTTTCTGAATGGAAATAGTTCCAGAATCAGCTCCTATCAATTCGGAAGTTTTTGCCAATATCTTTTCGAGAAATGAGGATAAATTATCATCAGTATCGGATAGAAGCTCTTCGATTTCGCTGAGAACTTCAATTTCTACATGCTCCGGGTTTTCCTCAAGAATCAACTTTTCCACCATGGCTGCGTGGTTTTCCAATAATGGTTTTTCAAAGTTGGTGAATTTATGCGAAGTGTTGGTGTAATAGTTTACGACGCATACTAGCTGGCCTGTTTTTAAGTTGAATTTAGGGACCTGGTAAAGCGAGACCAGATCAATTTTTCTAGCTACAGCTTTTCGGCTGAAACTTTCTTCCATGACATCCTCAATATAGACGGCCTTCAACTCTGGATCGCGAGCGATAAGGCCTTTGTGGTTGTCATGCCTGACGATGCGGTTGATAAGGTTTTCTTTGTGTATGTTTATATGATCCCGGTTGTTATAAATCAGAACGTCTTCTTTATTTTTGGAAAATGCCGAAAGAATCTCAATCTGGTTGCTGAGCTCCTGGACTTTTGGATTCTGAATAGAAGAAGGTACCCAAACTGAAGCCAAAGCCAGTTTGTCGATGAGTTGTACTGCTGAACGCATCATCATCCACGCCGCTTCTTTTTTTCGTGCTAAATCGAGATGGCGTGAGAACGAAAGTTTTTGATGAAATCGTTTGGCTCGATCGATGGTTCCGCTTGCATCATTCAGAAAGTCGACAACTTCCTTTTTTTGCTGGTTGTTTAGAAACTCACCGACCTTTCCCCAATCCAGGCTAATGGTACCAATGGGCTGAAACTGATGGGTGATAGGAAATACGGCGGTTGATTTGATGCCTGCNNNNNNNNNNNNNNNNNNNNNNNNNNNNNNNNNNNNNNNNNNNNNNNNNNNNNNNNNNNNNNNNNNNNNNNNNNNNNNNNNNNNNNNNNNNNNNNNNNNNAGTCGACAACTTCCTTTTTTTGCTGGTTGTTTAGAAACTCACCGACCTTTCCCCAATCCAGGCTAATGGTACCAATGGGCTGAAACTGATGGGTGATAGGAAATACGGCGGTTGATTTGATGCCTGCTAGTTTTTCAAAAGGATTCTGTATCTTGGCGAACTTCTCGGGTTCGTCCCACGAGAAAACCACTTCATTTTTCAAAAATGCCTGTGAAATGATTGAGTCTTCCGGGGAAACAAATTTTGAGATATGTTGCTCATTTGTCTTGTTCTGGTCAGTGACGTATTGGCAAATCAGCATCCCTTCATAGAGATCTTCGAGATAGATCCGTACCGTTTTGCAGTTATAAAGCTTTTTCAGGCGGGTGGCGATGTGATGAAGAATATCCGGCAAACTTTCCTTGCCATAGCGGGATATTAGTACTTCAGAAGTGCTCGGTTTCATAAAATATATATAATTGAGTAATAAAAATACATAGTAAAATAATAATTATAGAATAAATATAGGTATTTATGAACCTATCTTTTGAAAAACAGGGTATGAGATGTTTTGCGTTCAGAAGAGTTAGGCAGTTTAATTTTTTGATTAGTAAATAAAAATAAATCGCTTAAACTACAAAAGTTAATTAAATCAATAATTTATCGTATGACCGAAAAACAACAGACTTATAACGATTGGGTAAATGATGAAAGTTTAGAGGAATACTCACTACGTTATGTGCCTGAAAAGTATCGGAAATGGTCTGAGTTCGACATTGCCAATACTGCTTTAGGGGGTATCTCATTTCTTGCCTTAGAGGCGATTGGAGCAACTCTTACTATAGCATATGGGTTTACAAATTCCTTGTTATGCAATTCTCTTTGCATCAGAAATTAATTTTTATAGCGGGAATCCCCATATCCTATGCATGTGCAAAGCACAATATCGATATTGATTTGCTAACCCGGAGTTGTAGTTTTGGCTATGTCGGCTCCACCTTCAATTGGATGATTTCTGGGGCCAGCTGGAAGTCGAATAAACTAAACATACCGCTCAAAAGATCATCCGACTCATGGAGTTGATAAAGCTGGGTATCTACTGGCTCCTTTAATTTGGGGCAGGAAAATATGTCAAAGAACCGGCAAAAAACGCCGGTTTTCAGTCGCTTATCGGGATCTTGATGGAGGGAAGGGTGGAGGCCGGTTTATAGTCCCACACCCAAACAGTTTTAAAAATAAGGGTTTATAGCCTTGCTGAGAAAAAAATAGTGTTTCTGGCCGCTTGGCATACGTTTTGCTCTATAAACGGCAAGGAGATTTGATATGCCACTGATTGACAAAATACTGTTTTCAGACGCTGTTCCCACGCTCATGAAAAAGAGCCTGAACATGATGTCGACGCGCCAGAACCTGATTTCTTCAAATATCAGTAATGTGGACACTCCGGGGTTCAAGGCCAGCGACATTGATTTTCAGGCGCAATTGCGTGAAGCTTTGGGATCTAAAGGGGCGCTGAACCTCAGATCAACCAATGAAAAGCACTTTGGGCCAAACCCATCCAGCATCGGAGATTTGACTCCAGATCCGTTTGAAGAGGACAGGGCGGCAAAAT from Nitrospinota bacterium includes the following:
- a CDS encoding GAF domain-containing protein codes for the protein MKPSTSEVLISRYGKESLPDILHHIATRLKKLYNCKTVRIYLEDLYEGMLICQYVTDQNKTNEQHISKFVSPEDSIISQAFLKNEVVFSWDEPEKFAKIQNPFEKLAGIKSTAVFPITHQFQPIGTISLDWGKVGEFLNNQQKKEVVD
- a CDS encoding sigma-54-dependent Fis family transcriptional regulator, coding for AGIKSTAVFPITHQFQPIGTISLDWGKVGEFLNNQQKKEVVDFLNDASGTIDRAKRFHQKLSFSRHLDLARKKEAAWMMMRSAVQLIDKLALASVWVPSSIQNPKVQELSNQIEILSAFSKNKEDVLIYNNRDHINIHKENLINRIVRHDNHKGLIARDPELKAVYIEDVMEESFSRKAVARKIDLVSLYQVPKFNLKTGQLVCVVNYYTNTSHKFTNFEKPLLENHAAMVEKLILEENPEHVEIEVLSEIEELLSDTDDNLSSFLEKILAKTSELIGADSGTISIQKVIDGKPWLVIEDEEGHLVGAKSRSWIKSNFPLMPVGGEELSPEQRSINGYVAHFARPVLIGNVRDDKQTQGFYKNLSGQIQSELAVPIIHGSHVLGVINQDSFQKYFFTQEHQRILQIIASLISQKVNNLLQIENLKRELLQLRKDIEYRDPKVSSYHFGNVIAKSQKVNSLVDQIQTVVESICNRMLNWEGSQEHEVMTGLPSLLVQGQTGSGKEFFFNNIYSHLNDIFQKKKGAQFKLPIRKTNIAAYSGELTYSELFGHKKGAFTGAEFNRQGILEEANGGVVFLDEIGDADPKTQVQLLRFLDTGVFMRLGENQPRISKIFLIAATNKDLLKEIKEGRFREDLYHRLNALSFKIPRLNEREQDIEDLATHFLGILFGSYKKEGGTPPQLEPAAVEYLKQHSYRGNVRELKNILLRAMLFRKGTMISKAEIVSACQTSFTESSQEEITDHNIIDTLLSQFEKGEADFWTDIHQPFKANHLTRDTVRSLILAAKSRYQTNLPGLAVKLRACKTRSHIETDERKKFISFKNFLYKTVKISSN
- the flgB gene encoding flagellar basal body rod protein FlgB encodes the protein MPLIDKILFSDAVPTLMKKSLNMMSTRQNLISSNISNVDTPGFKASDIDFQAQLREALGSKGALNLRSTNEKHFGPNPSSIGDLTPDPFEEDRAAKSNGNNVDIDNEMAKMAENQIIYNATVQLMMKRGSTVRSAITESAAQ